One region of Nitrospira sp. genomic DNA includes:
- a CDS encoding pyridoxal phosphate-dependent aminotransferase, with product MKKSDRTARLAQSDIRAMTLACAKVNGINMSQGVCDTPVPPVVVQGAQQAMAQGHNIYSRFDGILELRQAIADKLAAYNRITADPDVNITVSAGATGSFQATCMALLNPGDEVILFEPFYAYHIQAIVAVEAVPRCVPMRPPDWTVDFKGLEQAITSRTKAIVVNTPGNPSGKVFTRRELEQIAETACRHDVMVITDEIYEYFVFDGREHVSMASLPGMADRTITIGGYSKTFSITGWRIGYSVAEATWAKAIGAMSDVLYVCAPTPLQHGVAAGIRALGPSFYSDLTKEHQEKRDRFCDALAKAGLPPAVPQGAYYVLADVSRLPGKTSRERALYLLDKTGVAGVPGEAFFEGPDGSRFMRFCMAKTDTDLERASQAIERFRS from the coding sequence ATGAAGAAAAGCGATCGGACTGCTCGTTTGGCTCAGTCGGATATCCGTGCCATGACCCTCGCTTGTGCCAAGGTGAACGGAATCAATATGTCTCAGGGCGTGTGCGATACCCCCGTTCCTCCGGTCGTGGTGCAGGGCGCGCAACAGGCGATGGCCCAAGGGCACAACATCTATTCACGCTTTGACGGCATTCTGGAATTGCGGCAGGCTATCGCCGACAAACTCGCCGCATACAATCGAATCACGGCGGACCCGGACGTCAATATTACGGTGAGCGCCGGCGCCACCGGATCGTTTCAGGCCACCTGCATGGCGTTGCTGAATCCCGGCGACGAAGTGATTCTCTTTGAGCCCTTCTACGCCTACCACATTCAGGCGATCGTTGCGGTCGAGGCCGTGCCCCGCTGTGTGCCGATGCGACCGCCGGACTGGACGGTGGATTTCAAAGGCCTGGAGCAGGCGATCACGTCCAGGACCAAGGCGATCGTCGTGAACACTCCGGGAAACCCTTCCGGAAAGGTCTTTACACGACGGGAGTTGGAACAGATTGCGGAGACGGCCTGCCGCCATGACGTGATGGTGATCACGGACGAAATTTATGAATATTTCGTGTTCGATGGGCGGGAGCACGTGAGCATGGCGTCTCTCCCCGGGATGGCCGACCGCACCATTACCATCGGGGGTTACTCGAAAACGTTCAGTATCACCGGTTGGCGCATCGGCTATAGCGTGGCGGAGGCCACGTGGGCGAAGGCCATCGGCGCGATGAGTGATGTGTTGTATGTCTGCGCGCCAACCCCGCTGCAGCATGGTGTTGCCGCGGGGATTCGTGCGCTCGGCCCGTCGTTTTACAGCGACCTGACGAAGGAGCATCAGGAAAAGCGCGATCGATTCTGCGACGCGTTGGCCAAAGCGGGACTGCCCCCTGCCGTGCCGCAGGGCGCGTATTACGTGCTGGCGGATGTCTCCCGGCTACCGGGAAAGACGAGTCGCGAGCGCGCGCTGTATCTGTTGGACAAGACAGGGGTGGCAGGCGTGCCGGGCGAAGCGTTTTTTGAAGGGCCGGACGGGAGTCGGTTTATGCGATTTTGTATGGCGAAGACCGACACAGATCTGGAGCGAGCCAGTCAGGCGATCGAACGATTCAGGTCATAA
- a CDS encoding NAD(P)-dependent oxidoreductase: protein MNVALLGTGLLGQAVAERLHATGHHLSAYNRTPEKTLSLRQQGLHIASTAVEAIAAAEVVILLLADAAAIRAVLLDPSTSQALGGRTIIQMGTIGPSESCSIGEEIERLGGQYLEAPVLGSIAEAKSGALLIMVGATPERYAAWAPLLQALSSDVRLIGPVGKAAVMKLALNQLIAAETAAFALSLGLIRRGGVDVENFMAVLRKSALYAPTFDKKLPRLAERNYARPNFSTRHLLKDVELTLAAADSAQLSPGGLPGVRSLLIDTIALGLGDVDYSALYERVDPVAGT from the coding sequence ATGAATGTGGCCTTGCTAGGCACAGGGTTGCTGGGGCAGGCGGTGGCCGAACGGCTGCATGCCACCGGTCATCACCTGTCGGCCTATAATCGTACCCCTGAAAAGACCCTGTCGCTGCGGCAACAGGGTCTTCACATCGCCTCGACTGCGGTAGAAGCCATCGCCGCTGCAGAGGTGGTCATCCTCCTGTTGGCAGACGCGGCGGCTATCCGTGCCGTGCTGCTCGATCCCTCCACCAGCCAGGCGCTCGGCGGACGCACCATCATTCAGATGGGCACGATCGGCCCGTCGGAAAGTTGCTCGATCGGAGAAGAGATCGAGCGCCTCGGCGGACAGTACTTGGAAGCGCCGGTGCTGGGAAGTATCGCCGAAGCCAAATCGGGCGCCCTGCTGATCATGGTCGGTGCGACTCCGGAGCGTTATGCCGCATGGGCACCGCTCCTGCAGGCCCTCAGTTCGGACGTGCGCCTGATCGGCCCGGTCGGAAAAGCCGCCGTGATGAAGCTGGCGCTGAATCAGCTCATTGCCGCAGAAACGGCAGCGTTCGCCCTCAGTCTGGGACTCATCCGCCGTGGCGGGGTCGATGTGGAGAATTTTATGGCGGTGTTACGCAAGAGTGCGCTGTATGCACCGACGTTCGATAAGAAGTTGCCTCGACTGGCGGAACGCAACTATGCCCGGCCGAACTTTTCGACCCGCCACCTGCTGAAAGATGTGGAGTTGACCCTCGCCGCCGCAGACAGCGCCCAGCTCTCTCCCGGCGGACTTCCGGGCGTCCGATCACTGCTCATCGACACGATTGCCCTGGGGCTGGGAGATGTGGACTACTCAGCGCTCTATGAACGGGTGGACCCCGTTGCCGGCACGTGA
- a CDS encoding 3'(2'),5'-bisphosphate nucleotidase CysQ, translating into MTMDHELSILSEAMRRAGREALRMAATGFDTYTKPDQSPVTSADLAVNQILRDHLSAAFPEDGWLSEETEDNHNRLTRSRVWIVDPIDGTRSFVRGLPEFSLSVALVEQGMPAVAAIFNPATGEFFSAIRGQGIRVERQAEAGQAPFTPPERPLALVNPWELRVGRFQALEPHLHCRPIGSIAYALALVAAGQADAVVTLEGGNEWDIAAGVLLIEESGGRATTAAGHPFTFNRADPRVKGTLAIGTDLTTPTRTHLIQLSAASRDLRAPLP; encoded by the coding sequence GTGACGATGGATCATGAACTCAGCATCTTGTCGGAAGCCATGAGGCGGGCCGGGCGTGAAGCCCTTCGAATGGCGGCCACCGGATTCGACACCTACACCAAGCCGGATCAGTCACCCGTCACCTCTGCCGACCTGGCGGTCAATCAGATCCTTCGGGACCATTTGTCGGCGGCATTTCCGGAGGATGGCTGGTTGTCGGAGGAAACCGAGGACAACCACAATCGCCTGACCAGATCACGGGTCTGGATCGTCGATCCGATCGATGGAACGCGCTCATTCGTGCGAGGCCTGCCGGAATTCTCCCTCTCAGTGGCGCTCGTTGAGCAGGGCATGCCGGCCGTTGCAGCCATCTTCAATCCCGCGACCGGTGAATTCTTCTCGGCCATTCGCGGCCAGGGCATCCGCGTTGAGCGCCAGGCAGAAGCCGGCCAGGCTCCGTTCACCCCGCCGGAGCGCCCACTCGCGCTCGTGAATCCATGGGAACTCCGGGTCGGCCGCTTTCAGGCCCTGGAGCCCCATCTCCATTGCCGTCCGATCGGATCTATTGCTTACGCCCTCGCCCTGGTCGCAGCCGGACAGGCCGATGCCGTCGTGACGCTGGAAGGGGGCAATGAGTGGGACATCGCCGCCGGCGTCCTGTTGATCGAAGAAAGCGGAGGGCGCGCCACCACGGCCGCAGGCCATCCGTTTACGTTCAACCGCGCCGATCCCAGGGTGAAGGGCACCTTGGCCATCGGCACAGACCTGACCACACCGACGCGCACACACCTCATTCAACTCAGTGCCGCAAGTAGAGACCTTCGCGCCCCTCTCCCTTGA
- the corA gene encoding magnesium/cobalt transporter CorA translates to MTMKLKHKHSRKAGLPPGTLVHIGEKKSETVTISVYEYGEGQFQERTVSKPDEIAMTGEPTVRWVDVGGIHKMEVLESFGKMFGLHPLLLEDIANTDQRPKLDDYGSYGYVVLKMLYEGDREGDINVEQVSLVFGENFLLSFQENGGDVFQGVKERLRNGKGRLRHAGADYLLYALMDSIVDRYFVILETLGERIEALQDLCVTNPGPETLRDIHGLKRQLLFLRRSVWPLRDVMNNLSRSDGQFLQGSTKVFFRDVYDHIIQIGDTIETLREMVSSMMEVYLSSVSYRLNGVMKVLTIITTIFMPLSFIASIYGMNFEHMPELKSPWGYPAVLGVMAATGLAMLYFFKQKKWL, encoded by the coding sequence ATGACGATGAAGTTGAAGCACAAACATTCCCGCAAAGCGGGGTTGCCGCCCGGCACGCTGGTCCATATCGGCGAAAAAAAGTCCGAGACGGTCACGATCTCGGTGTACGAATACGGCGAGGGACAGTTTCAAGAGCGAACGGTGTCGAAACCGGACGAGATCGCGATGACGGGGGAGCCGACGGTCCGATGGGTGGACGTCGGCGGCATCCACAAGATGGAGGTGCTGGAGAGTTTCGGGAAAATGTTCGGCCTCCATCCCTTGCTGCTGGAAGATATCGCGAATACCGACCAACGTCCGAAACTCGACGACTACGGCTCGTACGGATATGTGGTGCTCAAGATGCTGTACGAAGGGGACCGGGAGGGCGATATCAATGTCGAGCAGGTCAGCCTGGTATTCGGTGAGAACTTTCTCCTGTCGTTTCAAGAGAACGGCGGGGATGTCTTTCAAGGTGTGAAGGAACGGCTGCGGAACGGGAAAGGCCGGTTACGTCATGCCGGCGCGGATTATCTCTTGTACGCCCTGATGGACTCGATTGTGGACCGGTATTTCGTCATTCTGGAGACGCTGGGAGAAAGAATTGAAGCGCTCCAGGATCTGTGCGTCACGAACCCCGGTCCGGAGACATTGCGCGATATCCACGGCCTCAAGCGGCAACTGCTGTTTCTGCGTCGCTCCGTCTGGCCGCTCCGGGATGTGATGAACAATTTGTCGCGTTCGGACGGCCAATTTCTGCAGGGTTCGACGAAGGTGTTTTTCCGCGATGTCTATGACCACATCATTCAGATCGGCGATACGATCGAGACCTTGCGCGAAATGGTGTCGTCCATGATGGAAGTGTATCTCTCCAGCGTGAGCTATCGCTTGAACGGCGTCATGAAAGTGTTGACGATCATCACGACTATTTTCATGCCGCTCAGCTTTATCGCCAGCATCTACGGGATGAATTTCGAGCACATGCCGGAATTAAAATCGCCCTGGGGATATCCAGCCGTACTCGGCGTCATGGCCGCAACCGGGCTGGCCATGCTGTATTTTTTCAAGCAAAAGAAGTGGCTGTGA